Genomic segment of Arvicola amphibius chromosome 7, mArvAmp1.2, whole genome shotgun sequence:
TGGATGATAGAAAGAAGCTGGGCACTGACTAGGCACATACCCCTATCTGGGCAACTACTCCCAATGGAGAGATTCCAAAGGCCTCTGTTAGAGAGAGACAGTGGCTCAGATGGAAGCACATGAAAGATGCATAATCACATTAATACTCATTAAGTGCCTACTAATTGTCAAGCAtattatagaaattattttaattaatttcagatTGTGACTAAAACTGGCTCAGAAATATAAACCAGGAGAAATGTAAGACCTGAGCTCAGGGCCTGCCATTGAATGCCTACACCACATCCCACTGAATATGTCCCTATCTGTTACACCAGAGATGACAGATCATGACACACACATTGTGTTACCCCCTGGCTATGCCCAGGCAGGCATCACTAATCAATCCTGGTACTCATCCCTACTAAATCTGGGGAAGCCTACACAATACAACCTTTGTACAGTACTCCCAGCAGCCTTTGCTATCAGATGTGTagtatacaataaagaaactgcctactTGGGGAACTCCTGGACAGAACAGCCACAGGGTTCCCCTGAGCACTGATCAGATTCACAAAGCCCTTTTGAGTCAAGGATCTGAGACATCACCAGACAGGGCTGGGTTGTAGCTATCCCAACCAGAACACTGCAGCAAAATCCTCAGAGGAGGGAGCTTGGCCATCATTTGGTCCACACCCTTCAGTTAACCTAAAACCAACGCGGGAGATGACAACAACCAAGATGCCACCCAGCAATTTCCAGGCAGAACTCAGTCTAGGATAGAGGTTCCGCCTGCTGCCCGAGGCTCCTGCCAACTCCTTTATTCTCTCAAACCCCAACGCAGCAGTTCTGCTGTGTTCCCATTTACAAAGGAGGTGCTGAGGCCCAAGGGATCCTGCTGAGAAGCCTGCATAGCTCTCTGGCAACAGGATTCCACTCTTCAACCCTTTTTGTCCAGAAGGGTCAGTTGTCCATCTGAATGTGAGGATGGTGACAGTGGCTGACGGACAGGTGCAGTCTCCAAAAGCATAGCATGGTCACCAAGCCAGGATCTGCAGCTCCATGGAAAGCCCACCCAACCTCTAGCTGCTGGGCTGTGGTCAGCACACTCACTATCTATGAATGCTAGAGCACTCATCCCCACCCAGACACGTCCTACCTGCATCTCAGAGGTACCCTGCAGTGGTCACCATGATGCAGTACCCTCTGTCCAACTGTAGGAGGGAACACAGACAGGTACAATCAAACTGGACATCACCCAAGTTCTGGTTGTAGATAGCCCATTACATCCTTCTCACAATATGACCcaagacagacagatgtgagatTCCACatgtgatgtttttttttttttttggtttttcgagacagggtttctctgtggctttggagcctgtcctggaactagctcttgtagaccaggctggtcttgaactcacagagatccgcctgcctctgcctcccgagtgctgggattaaaggcgtgcgccaccaccgcccggctccacatgtgatgttaagttgggagcataaccccagtccctggcatacATCCCAGCACCCCCTAGCCTgagagttgctttggtctggactccaaatcccagcatgccaggtcctgacccctcccccagtcaggaccactcccacagggtatttaagtgagcgTCCAGAGGAAGAACACATGGTCCTGGGTTTTGCATGTGCTCCCTGAttttctgtctcccctgccaTGCTCTCAACCATCCAAGAGTGCtgcatttaataaaacatgggcattttaatttgacctgattggatttctttgtgcaGGCAAAGCAGCTTGTCTTAGGATTTTTCCTAACATATGGAGGTTCATCCAAAAGTATGAGATCCTGCTTGGAGGGACAAGGTTCATAAAGGAAGCTAGTAGCCTGGTCTCTCAGCAGACATGGATCCCAGGAACAGCCCTGGGCTTGGCAGGGGCCATGGTCCTTATATGACAAACCCCCTGCCACCTGAGCTTGGTATGGGGTCTTGCCCTCTCTAGTAGATCCCTAAATCAGATGCTTTTTCCCCAAGCTCATTCCCTCCTCCTTATGGTCCaggtcccctcctccatttcccagAAGAGGGGACTAAGGTCAAGGGTGGATGCTTCTGCTAGTGACAAACCTACAAGAGGCAGCTTCAGGATGGGACTCTGGGCCAGTGCCCGGCTCCACACTCTCGCTACAGCAccttctgttttcaataaaagccACTATTTTCCAACCAGCGGCTGGAAGGCAGGGTGAGGATGGCAGTTATGCCTGGGGCTTACAGAACAAGAGCACCTCACAGCttggccaccactgcctgtccaaGAGCTCCCACAGGCATGAGGGCTCAAATgcttatattcacacacacacacacacacacacacacgctcacacacatacacacatgtacctgcatgCTCGCACAGgctcatgcagacacacaggcCAGGATATCCACACATATCCACAATCAGAAATTTGAGCTCACACCCTATACACACCAAGACACTAGCATACAGGCAAGCACACGTAAACACACTAATTCACTTCCACAATCACTTACATGATGGATGAGTTACTTGTGCTGTCGCCATGACAAAATAAATGGCAAGGGTGACTTTaggaagaaaaggtttttttttttttttttttttttgctcgtGGTTTTAGGATACAATCTGTCGTGGCGGCAGGAAGTCACAGTGGGAGAAACTGGGGGCTGCTGATGTCACCGGgtctgcagtcaggaggcagggTGGGATGACTGCTGGTATTTATTCAGCTCGCTTTCTCCATCTTTGTCACCCAGGACTGCAGTCCGGGGAGGGGCAGCCCGGCCTCCACTCACATTCAGGGCATCATCTCACCTCCATTAACCTAGTCTAGAGGGTCATCTCCTGGGTGATTTCAGGCACCATCAATTTGTGAATTAGTATTAACAATCACACATACAGgtagcagtggtgatgcacacctttagtcccagagttcaggaggcagaaagaagcaggcagatctctgtgagttcagaccagcctggcctataaagAGAGTTCAGGGAAagccaaggctattacacagaaaaaccctgtctcatttggcacaaacacacacacacacacacacacacacacacacacacacacacacacacgaatttacatacacatacacagcagCAATGCCAAACAAGTCTCTGGGGAAGCCCCATGCCACTGAGAAGTCGGGATCTGGGCTGGAAGACGAACAGGACAGTAGGACAATGGGTGGCACAAGGCAAACCAACAAGGATAGAGACGGCATAGGGCAGTGTTCTTGACCATAAGCTGCTGGATCTGGTCCATGGAGGGGCACTGATGAGAGTCCACACCACCCTGTGCGAGGAGTGACAGCTGACACTCACTGTGGGCTTGCCACTCGTCTGCAGGGGAGATGACTGTCACACTGACACTCCAATCCCTGGCACCAAAGGCCCAAGGCCACACTAGAGAGACCAAAGCTAGGAAGCTTCTAAGGAGCCCAGACAGGCCTGTTCTAGACCCAGTCCCTGTTCTGGAGTCTCTGACACTTCCCAAGAGTGGAGAAATGAAACCAGCCgctgaccctgcctcaaaatccTCAAGACCCTCGCGAAGAGAAGCAGGTCAGAAGGAATCTGAGCTGCACCTGCCCCACCGGGCTACGTGAGCAGGACAATGTGTCCCCTCCACAGGCCTCAGTGAACCCAAGCAAGGCCACAATACTCAATGAGAAGGTTTACTCTAAAGACACTAACAGCAGCTCAGGGAAACCTCACTGCCCCAGGCCATATGACCACACCCCACATATGTGTGGGGACACAGAAGGGATAACAGGGTCCTAAAGTCCACAAGAGAAGCCCAAGCACCAGGCATGCTCAGCTCATCTCTGTCATGCCTGTACTGACCCCCATGTCCAAGCCGGAAGAAGCTTTTAGAGAAGCCCTCCCAGAGCCCTTACTCTACAGAGGGAAGATGTTCAGAAGTGCCTGTGTCCCGTCTGAGGCTCACAGCTGTGGGCAGAGCAGGTCCAGCAAGAGCGATGGTGGGAAGGTGGAGGGTTCTATAGGTTCTATCTACTGCAGGGTTACTGCGCCCTTCCTCAAGTGAGGGAGCCGAGGGTCCGAGTGGTCACCTGAACACACTGTCTATATGCTCTGATGCTGTATGAAAGCAAACACCACTCTGTCGCTCCACAGCTGTGCCCACAGCATCTCCAGGAAGCGTACGCTTCACCCCAGCTTCTCGCTCATCGAACGCCCAGCTTGCTTCACGGTGAGAGATGATGGAGCCATTACCTGGAGGGGCTTAATGTGGCCCGATGACTAATGGACGGGAAGACAATGCCTACACTCTCGCTACCACAGTGACTCTCGGGACACGTGTGCATGCCTCTGGAGTGACAGCTGAGTGTCCTGCTCTCCGTGGGAGCTGCTCTTTTCCTGCCGCCGTGACAGAATACCCGACAAAGAAGAGAATTCAGGAAGGGAAGTGTTGGCTACATCCCATGAGGGGAAGACATGGcgggagcttgaagcagctgctcATACTGTGTCGGCAGCAGGGAAGCTGGTGCTGAGCTTGATTTTTATCCAGCCCAGCCTCCCAGTGGGATGCTACCACCCTTGTCCATGGGGGAATCTTTCCTGCTCAATTCAACCTTTCTAGAaagaccctcacagacacactcagaggtGTGGCTTCCATGGCGATTCTAAATCCACTCAAGCCACCATGAGGGTTAACCCACACCCTCATCAATTCCACACCCTCACTATGCCACCCTGTAGGGATGCCTGGGGAAACAGCTGGCCCTGGTACCCCAAGAAACTTCTCATCTGATATCAACTGGCCAACGAGGTTGAGCCACCCTTTGCTCAGCAGGGGAGGGGCTCTCTGGCCCTCTCAGGTTCACCGGGTGCATCTTAGAGATGCTGAAGTGACACAGGGGGCACCTTTGCTGACACCCTCGGCAAGAAAGTGGGCCTTCCGCCCAATATGACTGAGTTCCTTATAAGAAGGGGAAGCGCTGGTGAGATGACATCGTgactgagagcactggctgctcttccagaggacttgggttcagtccccagcacccacatgatggttcacaaccatctgtaactgcagttccaggattcaacatcctcttctggcatccatagGCGCTGGACACACatgcggtacacagacatacatgcaggcaaaaactcaTATAGaacttttaagtttttacttattttgtatgtatgggtattttgcctccAAGCATGTCTATGTGCCACAGGCGTGCTGTGCCTGCCGAAGCATGTGTACCTTccatcccaacacccaggaggcaaaggcagaggcagaggcaggcagatctcttgagttcaaggccagccccgtCTACAAAgtcagctccaggacagctagagctacgcagagaaattgtcttgaaaaaaaaggagggatggagggaggaaagaagggggggaaagagggagagagggaggaagggagggagagagggagggagaaagaaaagaaagagaggaaggaaggaaggaaggaaggaaggaaggaaggaaggaaggaaggaaggaaggaagaaagaaaggaaggaaggaagaaagaaagagagagagaaatctataGAGACtagaagacagaagaaggcatcggatcccttgaaactggagttacagactgttgtgagcagtcaagtgagtgctggggattgaactccagtcctctggagcagtcagtgctctcaatcactgagccatttccctaccGCCCATAtataatcatttattttcagAAGGAACTGAAGGAGAAGACAGTCATAAGGAGGTAAAGACCAAGGCTGCTCTGGCAGAACCTCTGCAACTGGAAGGTCCCTCCTCTGCTTCAGGAGGGGTAGAGCCCTCCACACCCCGATTTTAGAAGTCTtgacaaaataaattctttttcccctcctttttctttccggCAGTGCAGGGTGGGGATGGACCCAtgcttgtgcatgctaggcatcatgtgccactgagctacaccctggCCTGGGTTCTTGTTTTTCACGGCACTGACTGCAGAAGTTTGTTTCGGCCTCCAGAGCCCATCAGCTTAAAGGTGAGGGCCACCAAGGCTGAGGCTCACCCTCTAGGTCAGACAAACAGCCTACTCTGTCCAGGACACTGTACTGGGCACCCAGGGGCCTAAGCTCCCACAGCAGAGGGCAGACAGCCATCAGGACAGGACGCCAGAAAGGCCCCAAAGTTGACTGAACAAATAAGGCAGAGTTCATCTGCCCAGAACATGGCTCCCAGCTCCCGGCTCCCTCTGTCAGGCATCTGAGGATGACTTCCCACGCCCCACTCCAGTACCAGACTCCGCTATCACTCCGTGAGGGGTCCTTCCCCTCCTGCCCATCTGCACTCCTGACACAGATGGGTGCCATCATCTGCTCATCTAACACCCCCTGAGGGCTTAGAGGGAGCCCCGATGATTGATAAATGTCACTCCGCATAAAGCCAATAGCCAGCAAGCTCCACGGAGGAACGATACCGAGTCTACAGAGATGGCCTGTGGGCAACAGTGGGAAGACACAGTTGAGCTAGCTGCAAGACACAGAGTCAGCTGCTGACTGGCTGTGAGGGAGATTAAAAACTGGCAGGAATATACTGCGTAACAGGAGCAACGCTTACCGGCCCAGTGGATGGGCAGGAGCAAGCAGAGCTCAGCAGAGGGGTTCCCAAGGGGACATGCAGCATCCTTGGGCGATGAGCTCCCATCTCCGGGGACTTGCAATTAGCTGGGGCTGGCATTATACTCCCATCTAACCAGAAGACCCCAGACTAGTTCCACTCTGACCTTTAAGCACGCCCCAAGCCCTTGCCTGAGGCTCACAGGCAACTGACAACTGACTTTAGTGACTCTTGGGGTCAAAGAGAGAATTCAAAATGAACAGTGAGATTTCAGAACACCAGCTCTAAAGTCAGCTGAGACAATCAGCCACACACACTCTGGGTCAGGCATGGGCACACATAGTCAACAAAGCCACCCACATGGGGATCAGGGTTCCTCAATCAACCATTGATTATGTGTAACCTGTATACATGCCCTCCCTCCAGGCAGGACACAAGACACCAAGTCCAGTTCAGAGGCCACCCAGCAAAGAAGCACTTCCTCTGGTACATGAGTTCTCTGTCCTCAGCCCTTGGGCCCACATACTCTGTCCAGTGACTAGAGGTCACCATTTCCCAGAAAGTCAACAGATGCTGGGCAAGGAGCCCTGTCTCTGTACAGAACCCAGTGTTTCCCTCCAAGGTTCATCAAGCTACCCACTTGATATGAACTTCCACAGGAAGAACTTGTGGGCTTAAAGTGGACCCTTTGGAGTTGTGGGTATAGAGGGATCAGTGTGGTGTCTCTTAGACACTCCTGGTTGGTTCACAAGAAGATGTGGGTGTAAGCATGGGGTCAGCCTGGTATCGCTAGTGGGTTGGCTTGCCCATCACACCTGTGTCTATGGGCATTGCAGTTTGCCCTACTAACTACTCTCCACCGCTATACCTCTGTCAGAAGTCACTAGTCACTAAGACTGGAGACGCAGCCttgtggtagagcacttggctAGCACACAGAAGACCTAGTGGCTCAATCTCCAAAAATCAATGGGAAAAAAGggttgcttttaaaaaaacatctatAGAGGCCAGGTGATGgcgcacacacctttcatcctaacactctggaggcagaggcaggcagatctctgagttcgaggccagcctggtctatagagtgagttccaggacagctagaactacacagagaaactgtcttgagggGGGGATCTATAGagactggaaagatagctcagcggttgatagcacttgctgctctttgagaggaccgAGGTCCAAatcccagaattcacatggtTGCCCACAACCCACTATAacttgagttttgttcccagcatccatgttgggctGGTCACAATTGCCTGCAACTCTAGCACCAGGgactccagtgccctcttctgaactcttgaggtgcaaacacatatacacaaataggtgaatgttttaaagttttttttttaattaacaaaatcaCCTGTAGCTTTCTACCTAAAGCATTAAAGATAGTCTGCCTATTCTCTCAGCTCCACAAAAGCCCTAGGCCTCAGCCGGTATAGCGGTGGAGAGTAGTTAGTAGGGCAAACTGCAATGCCCATAGACACAGGTGTGATGGGCAAGCCAACCCACTAGCGATACCAGGCTGACCCCATGCTTACACCCACATCTTCTTGTGAACCAACCAGGAGTGTCTAAGAGACACCACACTGATCCCCCTATACCCACAACTCCAAAGGGTCCACTTTAAGCCCACAAGTTCTTCCTGTGACCACTGGGATGATGGCTTCTGAAGGCCCTGAGCCTTTCCGTAGGTTTGTCTCCCGAGCACCACAAGGTAAAGTCTACAGCATCAAATACTGCTACTGGCTTCTGAACCAGTCCCTTCCAATGCTAACTCCAGCAGGCCATGAGGTTCTCCCAACCATGAGCTTGTTCTGCTCAGGGCACTGCAGTCTCCACAGCTTTCTGCATGGCTGTGTCCGGTTGGAATTGGGCACTGTCAGCCCACTCCCACCTGCCACTTCAGGATCTGGGTGTTTTGGCATCCCTGTCACCCCGATGAGCAGTCCAGCACAGGCAGGTATATTTCCTAGAGCCCACGAAACTCCAGAAAAGTAGGAGGTCCAGGGACCACTCTGTCCTATGGCTACCACGAGCTGCACTGATGTGGCTAATAGCTTGTCACAAGGCTCAGACAAATGCCACACACTGTGTCCACGATCCAAGAAGCAGACAAGGCCCCTGAGTAGCCCTCCTCCTGAGGAAAAGCCCCAAACGTCACAGCAGTGTCCTTCCTTGAGCTGCTCCCAGCAGCTATGTGAGACTCTACAATGAGCTGTCCTGGTTTTAGGTCCCAGTCAGTGGTCATCTACGCCCAAGAAAGAGGCAGGTACATCTCTCCAGCATCAAAGGCAGATACAGCCCAAGAATCCTTCACAGACTGGTCACAGAGCGCATGCCTTACTCCATAGGCAGAAAGAACAAGGGACGACTCATCTGCCCTCCACGGGGCGGCTGTCCCTGACTGCTGAATTCACTGTGGAAAATTCAGACCCATCCTTGAGGATTCCACCTGGAGGCTGGAAGGTTACAAATTGTCCCTCATTTATAATCTTGGTCAAGGAAAGCTGGTAACATGGCCCATCTTCACCCACAAGAAAAGGATGCGAGACCACTGAGTCTGAGCACTAGCTAGGAGCCTAGACCCTTGGTTTGTGTAAGAGCCAGTGAGAATGAGGAATGGAGCTAGAGAGGAGGCAGGTCGCCTGGGCCCTGAAGCCAGGGACGCTCTACAGGCAGCTTTGATCCCAAACTGGTCCTAATACTGGGCAGGATAGCGAGAGGCTGGGCCTCATCCAATAGCCTGCCCACCCCATCCTAGAGGCATCTGAAGAACCATAGAATCTCTTTTGTGAGACTAGCAAACACTACAGTCAGGATGGCTAAAGGTGACCCCAAGAAACCAAAGGTCAAGACGTCTGCTTATGCCTTCTTCGTGCAGACCTGCTGGGAAGAACATAAGAAGAAAAACCCCGGGGTCCCAGTCAACTTTGTGGAGTTTTCCAGGAAGTGCTCTGGGAGGTGGAAGACAATGTCCCGCAAGGAGAAATCAAAGTTTGATAAAATGGCAAAGGTAGATATAGTATGCTACGATCAGGAAATGAAAGATTATGGACCAGCTAAAGGAGGCAAGAAGAAGGACCCTAATGCCCCCAAAAGACCACCGTCTGGATTTTTCTTATTCTGCTCTGAATTCCGCACCAAGATCAAATCTACAAATCCTGGAATCTCCATTGGAGATGTGGCAAGAAAGCTGGGAGAGATGAGGAACAACTTGAGTGACGTGAAAAGCAGCCTTGCGTTACCAATGCCGCAAAgctgagggagaaggaggagaagggagctgCTGAGTGTCCGTCTAAAGGGAAGTTCGACGGCGCCAAGGGGCCTGCTAAAGTTGCCCGGAaagaggtggaagaggaagaggaggaggaagaggaagaggaagaagagcaggagaaagaggaagaagatgaataAAACTCTGTCTCCTTGTGAATACCTTAGAGTAGGAAAGCGCCGTGATTGACACATCGCTTATTTGAGCCGTGTCTATTTGCCCTTGTtagatttaattataaaatttgatCATGATGATATTGTAGCTTCTCAAAGTGTCAGTGGTTTACATGAAGTGGTCGTGGGTGTCCAGAGCGCCCTGAAACTGTATCAAAATTGTACAGAGCtccaaacatttttcaaaatggaaaGGCACTCTCGTGTCCTCCTCGCTCTGTGCACTTTGCTGCTGGTGTGAAAAGGCATTTGAAGATGTTTCGGGCA
This window contains:
- the LOC119818635 gene encoding LOW QUALITY PROTEIN: high mobility group protein B3-like (The sequence of the model RefSeq protein was modified relative to this genomic sequence to represent the inferred CDS: inserted 1 base in 1 codon), coding for MAKGDPKKPKVKTSAYAFFVQTCWEEHKKKNPGVPVNFVEFSRKCSGRWKTMSRKEKSKFDKMAKVDIVCYDQEMKDYGPAKGGKKKDPNAPKRPPSGFFLFCSEFRTKIKSTNPGISIGDVARKLGEMRNNLSDXEKQPCVTNAAKLREKEEKGAAECPSKGKFDGAKGPAKVARKEVEEEEEEEEEEEEEQEKEEEDE